In Aquila chrysaetos chrysaetos chromosome 2, bAquChr1.4, whole genome shotgun sequence, the following are encoded in one genomic region:
- the TNFAIP2 gene encoding tumor necrosis factor alpha-induced protein 2: protein MMKLLPFFQSGPIGIRNGSEGCIGANRQLENPSTSVAEQGPACPQPSGDEIWSRDQEKMSERPEAACRPSRASSITSNGSCTSAGDSPEKGKKGIKGILTNALKKMKKIKPPSVKQVMELLEEQKLCDAAQHLILLEKSLSSKSEEGPNISQQDVESVYEVLKHKVFSILKDSILLAKTNPELLQQAVEVLKEQEKEDQNYTSENPPDQNMQFRPRKWKDLWMATVKESVETRMKETSHTSRTENLSTVGQNLLHMGKTMKEDLTVVVKYIKQLYPPEFNVFSTYAELYHNYFASQAKKNAESHLEDKDIYLLLSWVHNIYPKDMRKDHVLAEELEKVKLGSLLPSSLSKELEKKYLDSEEATIKNSLIKCLDKEIQRWKEDKEPEKLNGHFQSELLAIFVIQSIYSGQKRAKDISAAVGEELSDRLSKELPAFLKSYKDAFEDFKEKSKKHRYYKPILIANINNCWNFRDYAEKNMAETDYNKASILSALGDIENSGFDVLLQQLFAQLKPIYKKFTENKWDSSNEIMNEIIKTTSKHISDFRTLKDPFYHAIMEKIHARLVKEYIVRLLKRKVSLKTPAQQQNLAQHISKNAADLEAFCTSNGSQATWLNSALPKLAEIIRLQDLGAIKIEVATLATTYPDIRKRHLEAFLYIKANLSRSELKSILGYLADSTASTPPGAPLFSNINVS, encoded by the exons ATGATGAAATTGTTaccttttttccaaagtggTCCTATTGGAATACGCAATGGATCAGAGGGTTGCATTGGTGCAAACAGGCAGCTTGAAAACCCTTCGACATCAGTAGCTGAGCAAGGCCCTGCCTGTCCTCAACCTTCTGGAGACGAGATCTGGTCCAGGGACCAGGAGAAGATGAGTGAAAGGCCAGAGGCAGCCTGCAGACCCTCACGTGCATCTTCCATCACGAGCAATGGGAGCTGCACCTctgctggggacagccctgaaaaggggaagaaaggaataaagGGAATCCTTACGAATGcacttaagaaaatgaaaaagatcaaGCCACCCAGTG TCAAACAAGTCATGGAACTCCTTGAAGAGCAAAAGCTTTGTGATGCTGCTCAGCATCTGATTCTCCTGGAGAAGAGCCTGTCTAGCAAAAGTGAGGAGGGACCGAACATCAGCCAGCAAGACGTTGAGTCCGTCTACGAAGTTCTGAAGCACAAAGTCTTCAGCATCTTGAAAGACTCCATACTGCTagcaaaaacaaacccagaactgctgcagcaggctgtAGAGGTActgaaagagcaggagaaagaagatCAGAACTACACGTCAGAGAATCCACCTGACCAAAACATGCAATTTAGACCTAGAAAATGGAAAGACCTTTGGATGGCTACAGTAAAGGAGTCAGTAGAGACTCGAATGAAGGAAACAAGCCATACTTCTAGAACTGAGAACCTCTCCACAGTTGGCCAGAACCTCCTGCACATGGGAAAGACAATGAAAGAAGATTTGACAGTAGTTGTAAAGTACATTAAACAGCTTTATCCCCCTGAATTTAATGTGTTCAGCACATATGCAGAACTCTACCACAACTATTTTGCATCCCAGGCGAAGAAAAATGCTGAGTCTCATCTGGAAGACAAGGATATTTACCTTCTCCTCTCATGGGTGCACAACATATATCCAAA AGATATGAGAAAAGATCATGTTTTAGCCGAGGAGTTGGAAAAAGTGAAGCTTGGAAGCCTTTTGCCATCAAGTCTGAGCAAAGAGCTTGAAAAGAAATACCTTGACAGTGAAGAG GCTACTATCAAAAATTCACTGATCAAATGTTTAGATAAAGAAATTCAAAGAtggaaagaagacaaagaacCGGAGAAACTAAATGGGCATTTTCAGAGTGAACTACTAGCAATATTTGTTATCCAG AGTATCTACAGTGGCCAGAAGCGAGCCAAGGACATCAGCGCGGCAGTGGGCGAGGAGCTGTCGGATCGCCTGTCGAAGgagctgcctgccttcctgaaAAG CTACAAGGATGCTTTTGAAGACtttaaggagaaaagcaagaagcacAGATACTACAAGCCTATACTGATTGCAAATATTAACAATTGCTGGAATTTTAG AGACTACGCAGAGAAAAACATGGCAGAAACGGACTACAATAAAGCCAGTATCCTCAGCGCTCTCGGCGACATTGAAAACAGCGGCTTTGATGTGCTGCTTCAACAGCTGTTTGCCCAGCTGAAG cCAATTTATAAGAAGTTTACAGAAAATAAGTGGGACTCCAGCAATGAAATTATGAACGAGATCATTAAAACCACCAGCAAACATATTTCAGACTTCCGGACCCTAAAGGACCCTTTCTACCAT GCTATCATGGAGAAGATCCACGCCCGCTTGGTTAAAGAGTACATCGTGAGGCTGCTGAAGAGGAAAGTCAGCCTGAAAACTCCAGCACAACAGCAAAACCTGGCCCAACACATCTCCAAGAACGCTGCTGACCTGGAAGCCTTCTGCACCAGCAAT GGCTCTCAAGCAACGTGGCTGAATTCGGCGCTCCCCAAACTGGCTGAAATAATCCGACTTCAGGATTTAGGTGCTATTAAAATTGAAGTTGCAACACTCGCCACGACGTACCCAGATATCCG CAAAAGGCACCTGGAAGCATTCCTGTACATCAAAGCCAATTTGTCACGCAGTGAACTCAAAAGCATCCTGGGCTACTTGGCAGACAGCACAGCATCCACACCACCCGGGGCCCCACTCTTCTCCAACATAAATGTGTCCTAG